The DNA region ATTCAGATAATTTATCCAGTCAATTGCTTTCATACCTATATATTATTATTAATCAATCCCGCTCTTCCGTGATAAACATCATAGAAAAGCGGGATTCCTTTTATTTAGAATCTCTTAAAGTCCACTGAAGTCAACTCCTTCAAACACTAATGAAGGAACCAGCCAGCTACGATCCGTACGAGCATCATTACCGATAGCCGCCAACGAGTTCCACAACGTCAGGAAGTTTCCGGTAACATTCATTTCATTGACAGGCTGCGTCAACTTACCATTCTCAATAAGGAATCCTTCGATACCGTAAGAGAAGTCACCTGTGTTGCTATTGCTGTTACCACCATTCAAACCGGTAACAAGGATACCATTCGCTACATCAGCAATTAAACCATTAAGATCTTTATCACCCGGAGTAAGTACCAGACGCGACGGACCGCTAATAGTAGGAGCTACCCCCATCTTCTTGGCATTATAAGTATCAAAGAAGTAAGTCTTCAACACACCATTCTCAAAGATCGGACGATGTTCCGTTGCCACACCTTCGTTGTCAAAATAACGTGAACCATTGGCACCTATCACGTGCGGATCATCTATTACGGTCAGCTTATCAGAGAATACTTTCTGATCCAGTTTATCAATAAGGAAAGAGTTCTTTTGCTGCAAAGAGGAACCATAAAGAGCACTCAATACCGGGCTTAGCATACGTCCCGAATTTATCGGATCAACCACCATTGTGTATTTACCAGACTTAGCTTTCTTCTGTCCCAATTTACGCAATACACGTTCCAGTGCCACTGAGCCAATATCCGTTTTAGGCAATTTATCATAGAATAGGGAGCTTCCATACCAATAATCAGACGGACGGGCTTCACCCTCACCTTTGATGGCTACACTGGCAGAAACTGAATACCAGGTTGATTTGGACTCACCCTCAAAACCATTACTCATCAGACGGTAAGAAGCATTCTCACCATCACTGTATGAGGTCTCTACTGAGATGATACGGTCATTCTTACCCATAACTTCTCCAGCGGCAGCACGGGCCAAAGCTACTTTATCATCCGGATTGATACCGAAGATCTTATCATCGAACATCTGCAAATCGGGTCTCCCACCTGTATAATAGCGGGCGGGATCTGCCAATACACGGAACTCATCCGGAGCCAGATAACGGGTGGACTCGATACCATTCTTGATAAATGTTTCAAGTTCTTTCTTATCCAGACGGTTGGTAGAATAATTACCGTAACGTCCGTCTACATACACGTTGATTCCCATTCCACTTTCAGAAGCCTGTTGCAGACGATCCATCTTAGCATCACGCAATTCGAAAGAAGTGTTTGAATTGGCATACAATACAACTTTGGCTGCCTGACAACCATTCTTCAGAGCGAAATCCATCGCCCATTGAGCCAGTTTTTTATTATTATCTGTTATCATCAGTTTTCTCCTCCTACAGTTAATTTACTTACTAAAGCCGAAGGCATACCGCAGGTCACCGGACAAGACTGTCCGTCCTTGCCGCATGTCCACGTACCATTATCGATCTGGTCATTGCTTGCCACCATCGTGATGTCTGCCAAT from Bacteroides sp. MSB163 includes:
- a CDS encoding TldD/PmbA family protein produces the protein MITDNNKKLAQWAMDFALKNGCQAAKVVLYANSNTSFELRDAKMDRLQQASESGMGINVYVDGRYGNYSTNRLDKKELETFIKNGIESTRYLAPDEFRVLADPARYYTGGRPDLQMFDDKIFGINPDDKVALARAAAGEVMGKNDRIISVETSYSDGENASYRLMSNGFEGESKSTWYSVSASVAIKGEGEARPSDYWYGSSLFYDKLPKTDIGSVALERVLRKLGQKKAKSGKYTMVVDPINSGRMLSPVLSALYGSSLQQKNSFLIDKLDQKVFSDKLTVIDDPHVIGANGSRYFDNEGVATEHRPIFENGVLKTYFFDTYNAKKMGVAPTISGPSRLVLTPGDKDLNGLIADVANGILVTGLNGGNSNSNTGDFSYGIEGFLIENGKLTQPVNEMNVTGNFLTLWNSLAAIGNDARTDRSWLVPSLVFEGVDFSGL